The Henckelia pumila isolate YLH828 chromosome 2, ASM3356847v2, whole genome shotgun sequence genome includes a window with the following:
- the LOC140885091 gene encoding protein TILLER ANGLE CONTROL 1: MKIFNWVHRKLKDGSAAQNAKKNGVISDEGGDANQFLVDNNTFGDSVFGCWKGGILTIGTFGYDPLTKDFAEVDDEQDYHHDHVHDQDQEFEEVESAAENEETMTDSEEEEVLEDDEDEEEESNPLVYAVYAHDYKALLQQYDPAADYIKMNGNKDFEHVMMMMEENDRDVDMKKDRITLADLFSADNWDADYDDQKKQSKKKLHELMEEKASSKKHGRLAFAKKLLLAGDSKDARPIHKLHRLVRRMLKRKIHPELGLVNKLEVNESNIPKANESVPLLPVTQDGNGV, from the exons ATGAAg ATCTTCAACTGGGTTCACCGCAAGCTCAAag ATGGGTCGGCAGCTCAAAACGCAAAGAAAAATGGTGTAATCTCTGATGAAGGTGGTGATGCTAATCAGTTTCTGGTTGATAACAATACGTTCGGTGATTCCGTGTTTGGTTGCTGGAAAGGAGGGATTTTAACCATAGGAACATTTGGATACGATCCCTTAACGAAAGATTTTGCTGAAGTTGATGATGAACAAGATTACCATCATGATCACGTTCATGATCAAGATCAAGAATTCGAAGAAGTCGAATCGGCGGCTGAAAACGAAGAAACTATGACAGACTCCGAGGAGGAAGAAGTACTAGAAGACGACGAAGATGAAGAAGAGGAGTCGAATCCGTTGGTGTACGCAGTTTATGCGCATGACTACAAAGCGTTGCTCCAGCAGTATGATCCGGCGGCGGATTACATTAAGATGAACGGGAACAAAGATTTCGAGCACgtgatgatgatgatggagGAGAATGATAGGGACGTGGACATGAAAAAGGACAGGATCACACTTGCGGACCTGTTCTCGGCTGATAATTGGGATGCTGATTATGACGATCAGAAGAAGCAGAGCAAGAAGAAATTGCATGAATTAATGGAAGAGAAAGCCAGCTCCAAGAAACACGGCCGCCTCGCCTTCGCCAAGAAGCTGCTTCTCGCTGGAGACTCCAAGGATGCTCGCCCTATCCACAAACTCCATCGa TTGGTGAGGAGAATGTTGAAGAGAAAGATCCATCCGGAGCTTGGACTCGTCAACAAGCTGGAAGTTAACGAGAGCAACATCCCCAAGGCTAACGAATCAGTCCCACTACTTCCAGTTACTCAAG ATGGCAATGGTGTTTGA
- the LOC140882114 gene encoding uncharacterized protein, with protein MDSSEFKAAIIDHLKREKPEFQLKNFVFHEHLLSPVRNQAEIGACTFVASLACIEMHCRKANVGIPNWIDDGYLDIDDAYNNIFIKYDHKIRFHDVESKKRGTKTSEVLQYIKEFGVPVTNVPWNPRIRNSYSVFCNEVPRLKLLSYMRVHPGEAFALASEFPIIGSLKLPDSFRSKPDKFIFHDDDAEVVENSSSGHAMVVVGRATFTNGKEHDYFIMQNSWDETSGYRGFVLISVKIPFNCFFLPAMTSDTEKLFLDIERVRVTRDKKRKLDQAESSSQFQSDGQAASYSRRWSSC; from the exons ATGGATAG TTCTGAATTTAAAGCAGCAATTATAGATCATCTCAAGCGGGAAAAACCTGAATTTCAGTTAAAGAACTTTGTTTTTCATGAACATTTACTCTCTCCTGTGAGAAACCAAGCAGAAATTGGTGCATGTACTTTTGTGGCATCGTTAGCTTGTATTGAAATGCATTGTAGGAAGGCAAATGTTGGAATCCCTAATTGGATTGATGACGGTTATTTGGATATAGACGATgcttataataatatttttattaaatatgacCACAAAATTAGATTTCACGATGTAGAATCCAAGAAGAGAGGCACTAAAACATCGGAGGTCTTACAATATATAAAAGAGTTTGGTGTTCCTGTGACAAATGTTCCATGGAATCCGCGGATACGAAACTCTTATTCTGTTTTTTGCAATGAG GTTCCTAGATTGAAACTTTTGTCATATATGAGGGTTCATCCTGGCGAGGCATTTGCATTGGCGTCGGAGTTTCCGATCATTGGATCCTTGAAACTTCCGGATTCATTTAGATCTAAACCTGATAAG TTTATATTCCACGATGACGATGCCGAAGTAGTGGAAAATTCTAGCTCTGGTCATGCTATGGTAGTGGTTGGACGTGCCACATTCACGAATGGGAAAGAGCATGACTATTTTATAATGCAAAATTCTTGGGATGAGACTTCTGGATACCGTGGATTTGTCTTGATATCAgtcaaaattccattcaattGCTTTTTTTTACCCGCGATGACGTCAGACACGGAAAAGCTCTTTCTTGATATTGAACG TGTCAGAGTGACACGtgataaaaaaagaaaactCGATCAAGCAGAAAGTAGTTCACAATTTCAATCAGATGGACAAGCTG CTTCATATTCAAGAAGGTGGTCTTCATGCTGA